A DNA window from Ostrea edulis chromosome 5, xbOstEdul1.1, whole genome shotgun sequence contains the following coding sequences:
- the LOC125650752 gene encoding uncharacterized protein LOC125650752 — MGIEALVEWSRILRFVLDELRINRQCTSIDEAGYALNLRIKVLCIVHSSLMWMSDASMPIMGQYKCRSSYDSKFSKADIRRQIKLFNVKYASSWIKHPKSTQSKFTTTMKELTASSFRRATGHFQQPLKFLI; from the exons ATGGGAATTGAAGCATTAGTGGAGTGGTCGAGGATTCTTCGCTTCGTGCTTGACGAATTACGTATTAACCGCCAGTGTACAAGCATCGACGAGGCCGG atatgccTTGAATCTGAGGATAAAGGTGTTGTGCATTGTGCATTCATCATTAATGTGGATGTCTGATGCCAGTATGCCCATAATGGGGCAGTATAAGTGTCGATCTTCATATGACAGCAAATTTTCAAAGGCAG atataagaaggcaaataaaactgttcaatgtaaaatacGCCAGTAGTTGGATAAAACATCCAAAGTCGACACAGTCAAAGTTCACAACAACAATGAAGGAATTAACTGCATCCTCATTCCGCAGGGCAACAGGCCATTTTCAGCAACCCCTGAAATTCTTAATTTAG